The Wolbachia endosymbiont of Oedothorax gibbosus region ACTGTTGGATCATTTAAACAGGTTCTAGGTTTGTCGTCTGCTTTTCCTGGCAACTGACTTTTTAATCGACTAAGAAAAACAGCAGCAAATATAGAATTAATTGTTCCTTTAGCCAACTCTAATAAAGATTGTTTCGGCCTGCGTGTTTGCTCTGCTTCCTCAATTTCACGTTTTGAACCTATGAAAGGAATTACTTTAGTTGCTTGTACCGCTTCTTCTACATTCCTGCTATTTTTCAAGCTATCAAGATATTCCCTAGCTGTCATACTCACTTCTTTTCCATCTAGATGATCTTGGAATTTTTTACTACTTAAATTCATATCAGCATTGATAAGTAACGGCACACTGCCTTCTACATGAATTTTAGTTCCAAAGTCATATAGCTGTACTCTAGATAATTCTTGACCATTAATCTTAATAGGACCAAGCTCCTTATCCTGCTCTGCTAGAAGTTGACGCTCTGTTTTTATTTCTTTTGCTAAAACTTTCTTATCTTCATTAGATAATTGGCTATTAGCTCTATCAACATCAAAGTGCTCAACAAGAAAGCCTTCTTCTCCTACTTCATAGCCAGCAAACTTTACTGCTTTTTCTACAACTCGCATGAGCTGATCAGTACTTTTTAATCCAGAAACAAATGCCGTATTACAATCAAAATAAGCATAATTATCACCAGCCCTATAAATCGCAACAACATGATCAGTTGTTACTAAGTGAATAGCAAAATCACCATTAACTCCAGCTATATAGTTTGATAAACCACTGAACGTTTTATAGCCTTGAGTATGAATTAAGTTTGAAGGCAAACTATTTGTAGGTGAACCCAGATTTTGTTCAAACCCGTCAAGTAATTTACTTAAAGCAAAAACTTCTCCTTCCTCCCTCTTAGATATCTGCTTACCCTGCGCTATACGCTCATAAATTTCAGATGAAGTTTCTAAATTACTTAAAAATGATTTATTACTCTGCAGTAATAGAGCTTGAGATAAGCTATGTGTAATTGCTACACATTTACCGTCAATCTTAACTCCACGTTCTTCAAACAAAGGTAAATAAAGCCCTTGCTTTACCGATTCAATGAATAGACTTCTTTCAAAATTGAGGGAGAGAGAGTAAGATCAAGTATTTGGAAGCATGAAATATAAGGAAATAGAAAAGTTAGAAGGAGAAAAGTTTCGACGTTTAACGGGGGTAAAAAAATCAACATTTAAGAGAATGGTAGAAATTCTAGATGAGGAGGATAAAAGGAAAAAAGCTAGAAGTGGAAGAAAAAGCAAACTTTGTATAGAAGATAGATTACTTATGGCACTGGAATATATGAGAGAATATCGTACATATTTTCATATAGGACAAAGTTATGGCATGAGTGAAAGCAACTGTTTTAAAATAATAAGGTGGGTAGAAGACACATTAATAAAACATCCAGATTTTGCATTACCAGGAAAAAAAGATCTATTAAATAGTAATGTAGAATACGAAGTTTTGGTAATAGATGGAACTGAAACAGCAGTAGAAAGGCCAAAAAAAAGCAAAAGCGCTTTTACTCTGGAAAGAAAAAAAGGCATACTATAAAAACACAAATAGTAACAGAGAAGAAGAGTAAAAAGGTCGTATGTACATCTTTCTCCAATGGTAGAAAACATGATTTTCGGATGTTTAGAGAATCAAAGATAGCAATATTACCGCAAACTAAGATCCTAGCTGATTCTGGTTACAGAGGAATGCAAAAGATACATAAAAATGTTGAATTACCACATAGAAGATCAAAAAAGAATCCTTTATCAAAGGAGAAAAAAGCAGAAAATAGATCTCTCTCTATACGAAGAGTGGTAGTTGAAAACGTAATCGGCTTATTGAAAAGGTTTAAAATCATTTCTGACAGATATAGAAATCGACGAAAACGTTTTGGCTTAAGATTTAATTTGATTGCCTCTATTCACAATAGAGAGCTCCTTTCATGAATTTTGAAAGAAGTCTATTATCTCTGTCTTTTTCGTTCTCTCCGCCAGTATTGACATTAATATCTCTTGGGCTTGCTTTGCATTTACATTCTGCTCAATAAATTCTCCTATCTTTTCTGGCATCTTTGATAAATTACATAAACGTATTAATTCAAGAACTTCAGTACGATAGCTGTCATTCTTGATTTTATTAGTTAAATTATCAGTTTCTAGGTCAGTTGTAGTTTTCTCGTTCATAGTAATACTCCTGTTTTTATTAATAGATGAAAGAATTGTGATTCCATCAGCAAGTCCTATCTCTATTGCTTTTTCTCCAAAATATAACCCTGCTTCCGTTGATTTGATTCTTTCCATGGACAAATTTCGGTTTCTTGCTATTAGCTGGACAAACATCTCATATAGGCGGCCTACTTCCTCTTGTAAGCTTTCCAGACTTTCA contains the following coding sequences:
- a CDS encoding IS5 family transposase (programmed frameshift), which produces MKYKEIEKLEGEKFRRLTGVKKSTFKRMVEILDEEDKRKKARSGRKSKLCIEDRLLMALEYMREYRTYFHIGQSYGMSESNCFKIIRWVEDTLIKHPDFALPGKKDLLNSNVEYEVLVIDGTETAVERPKKKQKRFYSGKKKRHTIKTQIVTEKKSKKVVCTSFSNGRKHDFRMFRESKIAILPQTKILADSGYRGMQKIHKNVELPHRRSKKNPLSKEKKAENRSLSIRRVVVENVIGLLKRFKIISDRYRNRRKRFGLRFNLIASIHNRELLS